From the genome of Vanessa cardui chromosome 17, ilVanCard2.1, whole genome shotgun sequence:
CGCGGCGCTCGAGCACGCGGTgcggcgtgtgcgtgtgtgtgagtgtgcgcGGGACCGACCGGGGTAGAGCACGCGGTgcggcgtgtgcgtgtgtgtgagtgtgcgcGGGACCGACCGGGGTAGAGCGCGCGGCGCTCGAGCACGCGGTgcggcgtgtgcgtgtgtgtgagtgtgcgcGGGACCGACCGGGGTAGAGGGCGCGGCGCTCGAGCACGCGGTgcggcgtgtgcgtgtgtgtgagtgtgcgcGGGACCGACCGGGGTAGAGCACGCGGTgcggcgtgtgcgtgtgtgtgagtgtgcgcGGGACCGACCGGGGTAGAGCGCGCGGCGCTCGAGCACGCGGTgcggcgtgtgcgtgtgtgtgagtgtgcgcGGGACCGACCGGGGTAGAGGGCGCGGCGCTCGAGCACGCGGTgcggcgtgtgcgtgtgtgtgagtgtgcgcGGGACCGACCGGGGTAGAGCACGCGGTgcggcgtgtgcgtgtgtgtgagtgtgcgcGGGACCGACCGGGGTAGAGGGCGCGGCGCTCGAGCACGCGGTgcggcgtgtgcgtgtgtgtgagtgtgcgcGGGACCGACCGGGGTAGAGCACGCGGTgcggcgtgtgcgtgtgtgtgagtgtgcgcGGGACCGACCGGGGTAGAGCGCGCGGCGCTCGAGCACGCGGTgcggcgtgtgcgtgtgtgtgagtgtgcgcGGGACCGACCGGGGTAGAGGGCGCGGCGCTCGAGCACGCGGTgcggcgtgtgcgtgtgtgtgagtgtgcgcGGGACCGACCGGGGTAGAGCACGCGGTgcggcgtgtgcgtgtgtgtgagtgtgcgcGGGACCGACCGGGGTAGAGGGCGCGGCGCTCGAGCACGCGGTgcggcgtgtgcgtgtgtgtgagtgtgcgcGGGACCGACCGGGGTAGAGCACGCGGTgcggcgtgtgcgtgtgtgtgagtgtgcgcGGGACCGACCGGGGTAGAGCGCGCGGCGCTCGAGCACGCGGTGCAGCGTGTGCAGCGGGGTGGCGCACTCGGCGGCGAGGTAGACGGGCGGGAGGCCGGGCCGGTAGATCTTGTAGGCGGAGTTGCGGTACGTGCGATTCTTGACGCCGGCGACGTCCTTTTCCACATCCTCCAGCGACTGAAAAAGTGGTGCTCCTTTATATGAAATAGAAACCTCCCGAGTTGCGAGTCGATCCGTCCAGACTGACGTGCGGTGCGGCGGCGGAAACAGTTAAGAGACTGGTATTTTGGAATAATAATGAGCTTTTATGATTTTCGTCTGTTTGGAcgccaataataattaattgatcgaTCCTGTGATGCGATCGCTTATAACAGGATACCTTGGGACGGGAAATACAtcccaattaaaatacaaaatgacaCGGATAACTTGAGTAAATGAATAAGTACAAAATGTGTGAAGCTGTGGGTACgtggtattatttattttatttatttatttaacagtttattaaaatttgccagatacagtacagatacaaatatataagtcacaggaaagcaaaatttaaaaggtatgcttatccctataagagatttcttccagcatacccagaagagtgagaatagacagaacagtgaaaggtagacaggcaagagtttacaattacaaaataaaactaaaacagatactaaactaaaaatgagaaatatataaatatataatacattaaagtttacatatataaatgcttataatatacatacatataaatacatatacactacTTAATATGCCAAAATTAGGAGACTGATAAGAAATGCtcttttaacttctttttaaaaatgtgaattgaaTTAGAAGTGCGAATCGTGCACGGCAGAGCGTTCCACAAACGCGCTGCGTGCACTGTGAAAGCGGAGGtgtaaaaattagaattatgagAAGGGATTTGTAGTAGGAGCTGGACATTAGGACGGCAAGGAGAACCAGGAGGATGCAAGAACTTGAAACGTTCTCGAAGGTAATTGGGATATAagggattaaaaagtatattataaaggagacatagaacgtgagtatccctgcgaagacgtataggaagccacttgagttcaGCTCGAAATCTAGAGACATGATCAAATTTGCGTAGACCAAAAATGAAGCGGATGCATAAATTTTGTAGTTCTCTCAAGTTTATCAAGCAGTTCTTCAGTAGCGTCGAGAAAACAGGAATCAGCAAAATCTATCAGAGGAAGCAAAAGAGATTGAACAAgaagagtttttgtttttgtaggaAGGAAATATTGAAGAGGTTTAAGGGAGTGAAAGgagaaattaatctttttacttACCTCATTGATATGCTTGGACCAGGACAGGTCACTACTGAAAAGAAGACCCAAATTTTTGGCATGCTCGGTATAATTAATTGGTATGCCGTTATATGCCAAAGGAGGAATGCTATTTAAAGAGAGACATTTATGCATATACCGACTTCCAACAATTAATGCCTGCGATTTTGCGGGATTCACGACAAGGCCAAAACTGTTAGCCCAATTGTGAATCCGTTTGAGGTCTTCGTTTATACCAGTAATAGCCGTAGTAACATCCACAACACTAAAGTGGCGATACAATtgtagatcatctgcataaaggtgaaacttagaagaaattaccgctgatatagtattaatgaagacagaaaataaaagaggggaTAGCACACTGCCTTGAGGAACGCCCGAATTAAGCGCGCTCCAATTTGAGCTTAATTCACCCAACTGAATGCACTGCGAGCGTCCTCGAAGATATGATTCAAACCAGATACACGCAGAGGATGACACGTTTAAAGATCGTAAAACGCATAAAAGAACATCATGATCTACCGAGTTAAATGCATTGCTAAAATCAAGCAATACAACTACAGTAAGTTGACGATTCTCCATAGCGTATCGAATGTCCTCCGTAACCCTTAGAAGCGCTGTAACCGTGCTGTGACCAGCTCGAAAACCAGACTGCCAAGGGCTCAGGAGACGATTAGACACGAGGTAAAACGCCAACTGTTCGTGaatgatatgttccaaaactttagaAAGGAAAGGGAGGATTGAAATTGGTCTATAGTGTGAAGGAGAACTAGGGTTAGGTATTTTAGGTAGAGGGATAATGTGAGCATTTTTCCATACTGATGGAAAAGTGCAGGTATAAATGGAGTAATTATACAGATGCGTCAGGACAGGAAGGAGCTCAGAGAGAATAGGGAGAATCATTCTGGAACAAATCGAATCACTACCAACTGCAGCTGATTTAATCGATGATACATGTTTCTTTACATCATCTTCGGTAACTGGCTGAAGAGAGAAAGAAGAACATTGCGGTAATACATGTTTGGACAAGTCCGAAatagtatttgatttaattacatcgTCCAAAACAATAGGAGATGTAgaaaaatgtgaatttaaagCATTGAGATCCACTAAATTGTCACCAGAAACGGGAACTTTACCAACACCGAAAGTTTTTAGGAAATTCCAGACCTGTTTACTGTCAGAATTATGAATAGTGTCGTGGATGTATCTACGCTTCGCTTCACGACATAATTTGTTGCATCGGTTTCGCAGTAATCTGTACCGGTCCAAGTTATCATCAGACGACCATTTTCTAAGGCGAGCTTTAGCTTTATCACGCTTTGACATCATTTCCTTTATTTCGGAAGTGATCCAGGGAGCTGGTCGGTGCTTCAACTTAACTCGCTTAATAGGAGCATGGCAATCATACAGGTCCTTCAATTTGGTGTTAAAAAGGCTGACCTTCTTCTCAATGCAATCTTCGTCTAAGATAGGTGTCCAGTCGATGTTACCAGCATCACGCTTTAGCACGTCATTGTCGATTTGATTGAAGCTACGACGAAAGGTATATAAAGATTTTCGTTTGGAATGGCGGACATTATAGGAGACAAATATGAGGTCGTGATAGGAGAAGCAGGAGGGTAATTGACCGTGGGTGGCAACATGATCAGGAAGAGAAACAATAATCAGGTCGAGAAGAGAAGGTGTAGTATTAGGAAAGTGATGTGTAGTAGACAGAGGGAGGGAATGTAAGTTTAAGGACGACAGAATAGATAGAAGCTTATTCGAACgagaatcattttttattaaacatgtattaaaatctcctaacAATAGAAGATGTTGGTACAAAGGACAAAGGTTGTTTAGGATATTGTCTAGGGAGGAGAAATAATCAATGTGAATTGAGGGACTATACAGGACACCTAGGAGTACTTTGGAGTGGCCAAGGATAATTTCAAGGAAAAGGAATTCAGCGGATTCGGAGTATTGGTTAGGAGAGGACAGTACAATCGTGTATGGGATTCCCGTTCTTAGATAGATAGCAACCCCACCCCCACCCTTTCCCGTTCTATCGTTTCTTATTAACTTGTAGCCGGGTAAGGAGAATTGAACGGAGGGAAGTGAAGGTTTTAAGAATGATTCCGAAATCAAGATAGCGTCTACTTGACTGTTACTGAAGGACATTGAAATATCAGAGAGATGTGCAGGGATACTCTGAGCGTTAATGTGGACGATATTAAGGTTAAGAGGAAAAGGAGAAAAAATAGCGTTTAATTGGTCATGTAACAAAATGTCAGGGGAACCATCGCTTTCGGCACTAAAAAATTCATCACAAGAAGAAGAGTAAGAATCTGAACTAATGTTGAGTAGATCGGCataatccatattaaaaatttaaaaaaaaaaatatatataatataatataaaaaaaaaagaaaataatatataaaatattaaaaaaaaaaaaaaataagaaataaataaatttaaaatgactaaGTTACTATAtctactttacttaatttattttacaaaaaaaaaaatgcaacaaaatttacatatcaataacaccactcaaaattaaaaaaaataaataaataagaaatgcaTTTTGCACTTATAAGTAGATAACTTAATAAgcatagaaaacattttttgtaataagctTTATAAATGCGCTGTCACTGTCATGTGTAACAGTGACATCCCCATATCGTATGTCACGTACAATGACAATGACTAGTGCAAATTACGAAGgagcaatttaaaaagtaaattaataataacaaataacttattacataaaggaattacaaaaaaaagtttagttaCCCTACAACgaaagacataaaaaaaaccaaacgATGTAACCCGACCAAAGTGAAGAGGTACGTTTacgttaaagtatttaaaatattttatatagtggCTGTACGAAAACAATACCTAAGTTACAGTTTGCGCCTAACTTTTCTAGGAGATTTCACGAGCGGCTTTTCTTTTTCCTTGTCGGCACTCTTGATAACCGGACGATCGGGCAAGTCTTGCTTCGAAGAGGAAGAGAACTTTGAAATAATAGCTTGGAGATCGGACATAACTTCAATTTTTCTTCGCGTCTTGTCAGGGAGCAGTATGATAATTTTGCTATCAGAAGTCCAGCAGCTATTAACGCCGAAATGTTTTCGCGCTTCCATGAAAACGTGATGTTTGGATTTCGTAAGGAATTCTGATATAGTAATGCCGGACCCTTTAAGTGAAGTCTTAGAATTCCATACAAGTTGGCGCatgttataattgttaaacCTGACTAAAATAGGCCTCGGTTTACCTTGATGAACTCCCAGGCGATGGCACACTTGCAAATCACTAGGTCTGACCTCGGACAACTCTAATCGGTCGGTTAATATATTGTGAACAGTGTTGTCAagcttttcatttttttcttcagGGACACCATGGATAAGGATGACTTTTCTTCGTAAGTGAGCTTCGTGTCGTTCAAGACCAAGGGTCAACATCTCAACTTGTGATTTCATAAGTGTGAGAGTCTTCCAAACAAAGACTTTGAAGTCGAGAAACTCACTGGCCAATGACTTCAAATCCATAGAGGGAGCAGCAGATGGCGGGGAAAGTTTTTTCAGCCTCTCTTCGTAGTTCTTCATTCGAGAATCAAATATTTTCACTATTTCATCAAAGTTAGAGGACATTTTGAGTGATTGGTCCATGTTTGTTGTAAATAAGGTTTTTCTTGtgcaaaataaaagtgaaaattaaAGGAGTggtgattttattataattttaattcatgtgataaaagtttttaaaataaataaaattataaattatgtttaggAGCTTTGTAGAGAAGATGTACACACTTGTAAGTCTACCCACAAAAAAAAggcttattaattattgttaggCTTTTACAAAGAACATAACAAACTGGTGCACTAACCTGACACGCTTCTAGATACGGAAGGGGTTGGTTTTTcttattgaaatgttttaaatccGGGGGACAGTAGAGCGACTTGGTGATGACTATGAATAACTTCTTCACTGGAAACACAACGCCTTGCTTCGCTTCGTAAATGTTGATGTTATCTTCGAAGCCCACGAACCGAGCCCCATCGCTGGGAATGATGTGCGCGAGGTACCCTTCGAAGAAACTGCACGCCATCCCCGAACCATAGTTTATCGTCGAAGACTTTTGTTCCTGGCGTGGTCgagaaaaaaattacataaaatatgttacGTTATATctatatcaatgttattaatgtgaaagtaactctgtctgtctgtctgtctgtcgctcttttacggccaaaccactgaaccgaatttggttGTTCAACAATGTGtacactgattataataataagtgtcACAATTACGAAAACAATTAACATCTTAacctaatttgaaaattatttaaatcttaattaaacgataataataaaaaactatgtGAAATAAGATCCTAAGGATGCTTTACAGTAAAACTAATATGTGCCACTGATAATCATGTtggatcaaaaaaaaaatcataacattatatataatcgtTTTCGAATCTTGACATCGCGATttagacaattatttattttgacttaacgccatctagtaacTACAAGCTACATTAGTTAcgtgtacatatatattgttggaataaacaagcaacatctgcgtcaagtcacacaatttccctttaaaaaaaaaaaaattcgtggttgacacattgagttatttgtgttgtagactaaatgtttttcttttgtggtagattgattgttattaatgttattataaattaaagataattgttttagaggttaacctacttcctacttctggttctaaaaatatatattatatatatatgatgtgGCGGTTAGACACAGCGGTATTGACATTAGAGGAATTAAAAGCGTATGACAGTGTCTTCTCATGGGAATAACCTAATAACCTTTTAATGTACCGATTTTGCCGACCAGATTCGTACTTAGTACATCATGATCGGCGGTTATAAGTTACTAGGACTAACCGTCGACGCTGATTACTAAGTAGTAGCCAGCACTTAAACATGTTTaactataacatattaaaacttCTAAAACAGGACGTTATCAGTTCGACGTGTATGTATGTagcattgttaaaatttaataatatttgactatgatGTTCCGTTTAGACTTACCAgcacgaatttctcgaaaactaaagGTCGTATCGATATGATCATTTCTAATCTAAGCTAAGTACACTTCAATTGAAGGAACGGTGTAAGTtgcattaaaatcggtctagtagtttcatcgatatattttttattttagttaacaggctgttactaattttgaagtcggtttatattttgtatataaattatttataattatattattttaacattgagAAAAATTTCATCGGATATTGTCCGTAAAATATACAGCAGtattgagttccggtttgaagggtcagtgagccagtgtaactacagcctcgttggacttaacatcttagttcaatcatctataggcggtggtgaccacctgcgatctgtctgtctgttgtctCATATACTCGTGCAccaacttataacataaaaaaacgagTAAAAACTTTGTAATACTTACAATTTCAGGATATTTTGCTATGAGGTGtccaataaaaaacaataaaaatcctTCGTCAAAAATCCTTTGCTTCGAATAAAGTAAGAAGCATAAAGATGCTGCGAATATTATGAGGAAATTTTTGCtctgattatatattttgttgaaatCCAATTTACTCCTTGTTTGAAAGTGGTTGAAACCGAGAACACTGGATTCGTGTATGCCTTTTACGATCAAATTGTAGACGACATAGCGGGCTGGAAAGACAAAAACATTTCATACTAATTACAAGcctaattaacaaattaaattttatacattacagAACATCAGatgtatttttatcttaattatagataaataaataaatgaacagtaaatatgtttaataatggttttttttatcgTAGCTGGCAACACAAATTGATTCTGGGTTGGTTTCCTACCACCAAACAGCGATAATTAGTATAATCTCTTACACTTAATGAAAACTCCGAAGAAACAGCATACATTttcgttaaataatataactagggaagaaattaataataatactactcattttttttgtaattaaattaccaGTACAATCCTTATTGttcccatttttaaaaattgatataagcataatattaaaaaatatatatatttatatatatttacttggtggcagggctttgtgcaagcccgcctgggtaggtaccacccactcatcagttattctaccgccaaataacagtacttagtattgttgtgttccggtttgaagggtgagtgagacagtgtaactacaggcacattgacgatgtaaagaatagttaatatttaagaaatattaactacagcgtcattgtctatgggtgatggtgacc
Proteins encoded in this window:
- the LOC124536862 gene encoding stimulator of interferon genes protein homolog; protein product: MSKKNDKLYVYALEIFFACGISFGSQSVHFDNIQTWLAIVARYVVYNLIVKGIHESSVLGFNHFQTRSKLDFNKIYNQSKNFLIIFAASLCFLLYSKQRIFDEGFLLFFIGHLIAKYPEIEQKSSTINYGSGMACSFFEGYLAHIIPSDGARFVGFEDNINIYEAKQGVVFPVKKLFIVITKSLYCPPDLKHFNKKNQPLPYLEACQSLEDVEKDVAGVKNRTYRNSAYKIYRPGLPPVYLAAECATPLHTLHRVLERRALYPELLNIDTEEVVSDFCTMLRSIISRSSDCRDKCELVFYDDKDPNLNLADILLEKIKELEPDFENIITSEPR